The following proteins are co-located in the Solanum pennellii chromosome 1, SPENNV200 genome:
- the LOC107011353 gene encoding myb-related protein 308-like: MGRSPCCEKAHTNKGAWTKEEDERLISYIKTHGEGCWRSLPKAAGLLRCGKSCRLRWINYLRPDLKRGNFTEEEDELIIKLHSLLGNKWSLIAGRLPGRTDNEIKNYWNTHIRRKLLSRGIDPTTHRPVNEPGTTQKVTTISFAGGDHKIKDVEEDHNKMINVKAESGLSQLEDEIISSSPFREQCPDLNLELRISPPSLQNYQHSPSRCFACSLGIQNSKDCNCSKNNIASYNFLGLKSNGVLDYRTLETK; encoded by the exons ATGGGAAGATCACCGTGTTGTGAAAAAGCACATACAAATAAAGGAGCTTGGActaaagaagaagatgaacgacttatttcttatattaaaaCTCACGGCGAAGGTTGCTGGAGATCCCTTCCTAAAGCTGCCGGACTTCTCCGATGCGGTAAAAGTTGCCGTCTCCGATGGATTAATTACTTGAGACCTGACCTTAAACGCGGTAATTTtactgaagaagaagatgaactcATTATCAAACTCCATAGCCTCCTTGGTAACAA ATGGTCACTTATAGCCGGAAGATTACCAGGAAGAACAGATAATGAGATAAAAAATTACTGGAATACGCACATAAGAAGGAAGCTTTTGAGTCGGGGCATTGATCCAACGACACACAGGCCTGTTAACGAGCCTGGTACAACGCAAAAAGTCACAACAATTTCATTTGCAGGTGGAGATCATAAAATAAAGGATGTTGAAGAAGATCATAATAAGATGATAAATGTCAAAGCTGAATCTGGGTTAAGTCAATTAGAAGATGAAATTATTAGTAGCAGTCCATTTCGAGAACAGTGTCCTGATTTAAATCTTGAGCTCAGAATTAGCCCTCCTTCTCTACAAAATTACCAACATAGCCCCTCAAGGTGTTTTGCATGCAGTTTGGGTATACAAAATAGTAAAGATTGCAATTGcagtaaaaataatattgcaaGTTATAACTTTTTAGGATTAAAGAGTAATGGTGTTTTGGACTATAGAACTTTGGAAACTAAgtga
- the LOC107007774 gene encoding L-ascorbate peroxidase 3 — MAKPIVDTEYIKEIEKARRDLRALISNKSCAPIMLRLAWHDAGTYDAKSKTGGPNGSIRNEEEFTHGANNGLKIALDFCEAVMSKHPKITYADLYQLAGVVAVEVTGGPTIEFVPGRKDSSVSPKEGRLPDAKQGVPHLKDVFYRMGLSDKDIVALSGGHTLGRAHPERSGFDGPWTKEPLKFDNSYFVELLKGESEGLLKLPTDIALLDDPEFRHYVDLYAKDEDAFFRDYAISHKKLSELGFTPSSGSKATVRDGTILAQSAVGVVVAAAVVALSYWYEVRKRMK; from the exons ATGGCGAAGCCAATCGTTGACACGGAGTACATCAAAGAAATCGAGAAAGCTCGTCGAGACCTCCGCGCTCTCATCTCCAACAAAAGCTGTGCTCCGATCATGCTTCGCTTAGC ATGGCACGATGCAGGAACCTATGATGCTAAATCTAAGACTGGTGGACCCAATGGTTCTATCAGAAATGAGGAAGAGTTCACTCACGGTGCTAATAATGGCTTGAAAATCGCTCTTGATTTTTGCG AAGCAGTAATGTCTAAACATCCAAAGATTACGTATGCAGATCTATACCAG CTTGCAGGTGTTGTTGCAGTTGAGGTGACTGGTGGTCCGACTATTGAATTTGTCCCTGGTAGGAAG GATTCCAGTGTTTCTCCAAAGGAAGGGCGGTTACCAGATGCTAAACAAG GTGTGCCGCATCTTAAAGACGTATTTTATAGGATGGGTTTGTCTGACAAAGATATAGTGGCTCTATCAGGGGGTCATACACTA GGAAGGGCACATCCAGAGAGATCAGGCTTTGATGGTCCATGGACAAAGGAGCCACTGAAATTTGACAATTCATATTTTGT GGAGCTGCTTAAGGGGGAAAGCGAGGGATTACTGAAACTTCCCACAGACATTGCTTTATTGGATGATCCTGAGTTCAGACATTATGTTGACCTGTATGCTAAG GATGAAGATGCCTTCTTCAGGGATTACGCCATATCACACAAGAAACTATCTGAGCTAGGGTTTACCCCAAGTTCTGGTTCCAAGGCTACGGTGAGGGATGGTACTATTTTAGCACAGAGTGCTGTAGGTGTTGTTGTGGCTGCTGCAGTGGTGGCGCTGAGTTATTGGTATGAAGTGCGGAAAAGGATGAAGTGA
- the LOC107007803 gene encoding synaptotagmin-1-like: MGFVSTILGFCGFGVGVSCGLTIGYYLFIYFQPCDVKDPVIRPLVERDSKSLQQLLSEIPLWVKCPDYDRVDWLNKFLEYMWPYLDKAICRTAKDIAAPIIAEQIPKYKIDSVEFETLTLGSLPPTFQGMKVYVTEEKELIMEPSIKWAGNPNVTVAVKAFGLKATVQVVDLQVFAAPRITLKPLVPSFPCFANIFVSLMEKPHVDFGLKLLGADLMSIPGLYRFVQETIKDQVANMYLWPKSLEVQILDPSKAMKKPVGVLHVKILRAVNLKKKDLLGASDPYVKLKLTESKLPSKKTPVRHKNLNPEWNEEFNMVVKDPESQALELSVYDWEQIGKHDKMGMNVIPLNDLTPDETKTMTLSLLKNMDANDPQNDKDRGQIMVELTYKPFKEDELPKDFEDNDAAHKVPEGTPPGGGVLMIIVHEAQDVEGKHHTNPYVKILFKGEERKTKQVKKNRDPRWEEEFTFVLEEPPVNDRLHMEVVSTSTRIGLLHPKETLGYVDINLSDVVSNKRINEKYHLIDSKNGRLQVELQWRTAS; this comes from the exons ATGGGTTTTGTGAGTACGATTTTGGGTTTTTGTGGATTTGGAGTTGGGGTTTCATGTGGATTGACGATCGGTTACTATCTCTTCATCTATTTCCAGCCCTGTGATGTTAAG GACCCTGTTATTCGTCCATTGGTTGAGCGAGATTCTAAAAGCTTGCAGCAGTTGCTGTCTGAAATTCCTCTCTGGGTCAAATGTCCGGATTATGACCGT GTGGACTGGCTCAACAAATTTCTCGAGTATATGTGGCCTTACCTGGACAAG GCAATTTGCAGGACTGCAAAAGATATTGCGGCACCAATTATTGCTGAACAAATACCGAAGTATAAAATTGATTCTGTTGAATTTGAGACACTAACTTTGGGGTCCTTACCCCCTACTTTCCAGG GGATGAAGGTCTATGTTACTGAAGAAAAAGAATTGATCATGGAACCATCAATAAAGTGGGCTGGAAATCCTAATGTTACCGTTGCGGTCAAAGCATTCGGATTGAAAGCAACTGTTCAG GTTGTGGACTTGCAGGTTTTTGCAGCTCCACGTATTACTCTGAAGCCTCTGGTTCCAAGCTTTCCATGTTTTGCTAATATCTTTGTGTCCCTCATGGAAAAG CCACATGTTGACTTTGGATTGAAGCTTTTGGGGGCTGATCTTATGTCCATCCCTGGCTTGTACAGGTTTGTCCAG GAGACTATTAAAGATCAGGTTGCTAACATGTATCTTTGGCCTAAATCTCTAGAAGTGCAGATATTGGATCCATCCAA AGCAATGAAAAAACCTGTTGGGGTCCTGCATGTGAAGATTCTGAGGGCAGTGAATctgaaaaagaaagatctaCTGGGTGCATCTGATCCGTACGTAAAACTTAAGCTCACTGAGTCAAAACTTCCTTCAAAGAAAACCCCTGTAAGGCATAAGAATTTAAATCCAGAGTGGAATGAGGAATTTAATATGGTTGTTAAAGATCCAGAATCGCAAGCATTGGAGCTCTCTGTTTATGATTGGGAGCAG ATTGGCAAGCATGATAAGATGGGCATGAACGTTATTCCACTGAATGATTTGACTCCTGATGAAACAAAAACGATGACACTGAGTCTCCTAAAGAACATGGATGCGAATGATCCTCAAAATGATAAGGACCGTGGTCAGATCATGGTGGAATTAACCTACAAACCGTTTAAGGAGGATGAGTTGCCGAAAGATTTTGAAGATAATGATGCAGCACATAAGGTTCCAGAAGGAACACCACCAGGGGGAGGCGTCCTTATGATTATTGTCCACGAAGCTCAAGATGTTGAAGGAAAGCACCATACTAATCCATATGTCAAGATTCTTTTCAAAGGAGAGGAGAGAAAAACTAAG CAAGTCAAGAAGAACAGGGATCCAAGATGGGAAGAGGAGTTTACTTTTGTGTTGGAGGAGCCTCCTGTGAATGATAGGCTGCATATGGAAGTTGTCAGCACCTCTACAAGGATTGGCCTATTGCATCCTAAG GAGACATTGGGTTATGTTGATATAAATCTTTCCGATGTTGTTAGCAACAAAAGGATCAATGAGAAGTACCACCTCATTGATTCAAAGAACGGTCGCCTTCAAGTCGAGCTGCAATGGCGAACCGCATCTTGA